A window of Pullulanibacillus sp. KACC 23026 genomic DNA:
ATCATCATAATGACTATGGTACCAATGTGTGCCTATCATCTGATTGGTGACAGTAAATTTGTATTTGAACGTCCCATTAGGTTTAATAGCAGGGGTTGGCATACCTGGCACACCATCCATATCATTTGGGACCTGAAAACCATGCCAGTGAACCGTCATCGGTTCGGTTAATTGATTCGAAACATCTATTTCAACTTTATCGCCTACTTTAACACGAATGAGTGGGCCAGGTACCGTCTTGTTAAACCCCCATCCTTCCATCGTCTTTCCAGGATAAAGCGCCCAACCAAATGTAGAAGCCTTCAGTGTAAATTTTTTGGTCCCATCCGGCAATAGGGTGGGCTTTAGCGCCTTTTCATTCATGATATCGACAGCCGCTTGATTCTCTGCTTTAATTTCGCCTTTGTTCAAATTATAGTTCGTAGCAGGGGGCGTCGACGCCGTGCTTGATGTTGCCATTTGGGAAGTGTTAGTCATCCCTGGCATGTTCTGCATGGAGTCCTTTTGGTTGGTCGTCTCTCCATCTGCCTTGGCAGTTGGCACAGTGTGATTAATGGATACCTCAACGATCAAAATAGACAACCCTGCCACAATAACGAGACCCTTAAAAAACAGCGCCTTTTTACTTCCTAAACGACCTTTTTTAAACGTCCCTATAAAAAAAGAAGAAGAGAGAAACCGAGGCAAAAACAAGACACTTCCTATTATCACTAACGAAAGAAAAAAATAAATAAAATATCTAGCTGCCATTTTTACCACGTCCTCCTAAAATTTCAGTAAAAAAATTTAGGTTAGGCGCTTCGCTCTGCCCCTCAACGCCTAACCCGATTAGATCTTGATCGTTATTTTTGCTTAGGTTCTGTTACTCCCGCATCCTTGTACAAAGCTTTTAAGTAAAAATCACTTTGTTTTAATGCTTGTGCCTTATTCTCGACTTCACCTGTAGAAGGATTTAAATAAACAGGCGCAGTTTTCCCATGATTTGAAAAGTCAAACATATTTTCGATTGAGCCTGCCATGGCATCAAATGAGCCGTTTCCAATGCGTCCAAGATTCCAGTTATCTTCAATAAACTTCAAGATACTAGATTGGTCAGTCAACGTGTTATCCACATAATTTTGCTTGGCATAAGGCGAGAGAACAAGCAATGGCAAACGAGGACCATAACCTGCGCGGTCGAGGGAGCCATCGAGACCTGAAGTACCCGCACTTCCTTGGCCATTAAGTGTATCCAATGCAGGGTCATTAGATCCGTTCACGAGCGGAGCCATTACATGGTCATACCAACCGTCGGAATCATCATAGGCAATAACAATAGCTGTATCCTTCCACTCTGGAAGTGACTGAATTCGGTTAATTGTATTGGTGAAGAAGGTCTGCTCATCGAGTGGATCAGAGTAACCGGCATGTCCATCTTGATATTCAGGAGCCTTCAAGTAGCTGACTGCAGGAAGGTTGCCAGAATCCGCTGCTGTCCAGAAATCGGTTAAATCATACTGATGATTCGCTTGATCTGTTTTACCAATCATAGATGGGCTTGACGGTGCCAAATGATTTGGGTTAGACGTAGATTTATAATACTGGAATGGCTCATGGTGAGGGCTATAATCTACGGAAGATCCCCCTGCCACGTTTTGGTGCTGCTCAGACGAATTTCGGAAGCCGCCTTGGAACCAGCCCCATGTAATGCCTTTCGCATTTAGCAGGTCACCAATGTTTTTATTTGAATCGGTCATTTTAGCGGTTGAACCTGTTCCAGATGCGTTATCGTAATAGGGATTGGTATCTCCAGAAAGAGTTCCTGTTGAAGGCTGGGATTTACTTACTGTTCCACCGTTAGTGCTGTTCCCGTTATAAAGTGTTACTCCATGGTCCTGACCTGAAATAAGATTGAGAGCTCCGGGAGTAGAAGGACCATAGTTAGTACCAAAGGAATTATCATTTAGTGAAAAATGCTGCGCATAGTTCCACATTGCCGTTACCGTATTACCATCATAGTAATCCATAACAAGGTTGGAGCCGTGGCCGCTATTCGCCACAAACTTGTCCATCTTCCCACCATCAAATGAGCTTTGTTCAGCGGCGTAGCTGTGATCCATGTCTGCGGTAACCGCTTGAGAACGGTCAAGACGCTCTGGGTTAGCTCCATTTGGGTTATTCGTTAATAATGGACCACTTAAACCGTTAACTGTCGGTGTGTTCTTAGCTGCCGTAAATTCCGGCTCACCTTTAGGGTTTTGCGCAACTGGGTATGTACCGAAATAATGATCAAAAGAGACGTTCTCATCGAAAATAACGACAACATGCTTGATTGGAGTTTGAGTGGATGAAGCTTTTTTATGACCTGAGTTTGCAACTGGCTTCTGATGAGTTGATTTTGCATTAGCTCCTTGCAGAGAGGAACTGATAGCGGGTGCAAATGCGAACACCGAACCTAACGCCGCGGCACTAAGAACTTTTAAAGCTGTGGACATTTTCTTCTTCATTTAACCGACCTCCATAATTTTCTAAACTTACAGTTAAATTATAGAGAAGAAATGTTAGACTTTAATTACGGCTATGCAAAGGTTTTGTTAGTCTTATGTAAAAACTATTAATTAATTCGGGAAATTCACATCCCTTTTAAAGGACCAAAGACCTACTGCAAATGATTGGAGGCAGATTTCCTTACTGTATAGGTTTGTCCCCGAAAACCAAAATGGTTGGCAACAGACCTCAACAAAGAGTTTTTTCACTTCAGAGGTCTGCCCTCCAAAAACAAAAAGACCCCCAACCAAATGGTTGAGAGCCTTGAAACGTAGATATAGATATATTAACGTTTTGAGAATTGTGGTGCACGACGAGCTGCTTTAAGACCGTATTTCTTACGTTCTTTCATACGAGGGTCACGAGTGAGGTACCCTGCACGCTTAAGAGATGGACGGTATTCAGGATCAGCTTGTAAAAGTGCGCGAGCAATACCATGACGGATTGCGCCAGCTTGACCAGTGTAACCGCCGCCTTCAACGTTTACTAGTACATCATATTTACCAAGAGTATCCGTTTCAACAAGCGGTTGCTTGATAATCGCTTTAAGTGTTTCATAGTCCATGTACTCATCGATGTCACGCTTGTTGATGACAATACGTCCATCACCTGGAACAAGACGAACACGTGCTACAGATTTCTTACGACGACCAGTGCCGATATATTGAACTTGTGCCATGCTTTCCCTCCTCCTTTATTAACCTTTTAATACGTAATTTTCAGGTTGTTGAGCTTGATGCGGGTGAGTACCTTCTGCATATACATGCAGTTTCTTAGCCATTTGACGACCAAGGCTATTGTGTGGCAGCATCCCTTTAACTGTACGCTCAATCAACTCACGCGGGTATTTTGAAACCATTTCTTGAGCTGTTCTGACACGAAGACCGCCAGCCCAACCACTGTGGTTGTAATATTTTTTATCTGACAGTTTCTTACCTGTAAAATGAACTTTATCTGCATTGATGATGATCACATGATCACCCGTGTCGACATGCGGGGTATAAGTTGGTTTGTGCTTACCGCGAAGAATAGTTGCAACTTCACTAGCAAGACGACCAATCGTTTGTCCTTCCGCATCGATCACGTACCACTTACGTTCTACTTCTTGCGGCTTAGCCATAAACGTTGTACGCACGATGTACCCTCCTTGAGTATTTGTTCACTTCTCATAAAATCCATCTATGTGTACGGGGCGATAGTGGTCTTTAATAGAAATGCCAAAGAATACTATATCGCAAATATGCCCTAATGTCAATAGGAAACCTACTACTTGAAACCCCTTCATGGTCTTACTTCTTAGATTTGCAACATGTAGTTTTGCCATGAATCCAAAGGTTTTAAACATGGATTTTGGACAAATTCCAATTGCCATGGTCCACTCCAATATAACACATAAATGATTGACGTGCTGATTTACCTTAGCGTATTCTCGTTACAGCTATTTTCTTTAGGTGTAACGGCATTTCTCTATTTCCTAATTTTTCGCCGTTTCCCGGGCCTTAGCGTTTTCTCGTTACGCCTATTTGGTTTTTGTGTAACGACGATTCCTTATTGGCCAGGTTTGAGCCCGCTACTAGACCCAGGATTTAAGCAGGCACGTGTGACTCGCCAAACGCTTAATAAGTCACTCTCCACAGGTACAAGCCTTGCGGTGGGGCTGTGGGATACCCTACTGTTCGATCTTTTGCTTCGAGGATCTGTTTAATCTCAATAGGGGCAGCCTTTCCTCTCCCAACCGCGATTAAATGTCCAACAACAATCCGAACCATCTGATACAGAAACCCATTACCAGCAATCCGGACCTCTAGCTCATCTTCATGTGTTTCACAGATGTCTAGAGATGAAACGGTACGGACTTTATCAACAACCGAGGTATTGGCTGCACAAAAGGAAGTGAAATCATGAGTGCCAATCACCCACTTTGCCCCTTCTCTCATCTGGCTTAGATCGAGTTGATCAGGCACATGGACACTATAATTTTGGCGAAAGACATCCGGTTCTTTTCGGTTCAAGATTTTAAAACGGTATTCCTTTTCTTGAACATCAAAGCGAGCATGGAAGTCATCCGCTGCATCCTCAACACTTCTGATCAAAATATCTTTGGGAAGAAGTGAATTTAACGCCCTCACCCAATTAGGTGCAGGAACGTTGAGGGAGGAGTCAAAATGAATAACTTGCCCAAATGCATGGACCCCCGCATCCGTGCGCCCAGATGCCGTGACACGATGCGCCTCACCCTTATGCATTCTTTTCAGGGCTTCTTCAAGTTCTAACTGCACGGTTCGTTTTCCCGGTTGAACCTGATAACCTGAGAAATGAGTGCCATCATAGGCTATGATTGCTTTAAATCTAGGCAACTTCCTACACCTCTCTTACAAAGAAAACCAATGCAAAGCACATAGTACACCTGTAAAAAGAATCATGCTTATCATTAAGAGGTGGTCCCGCTTTTCCCAAACAAGGGCTCTAAGCTTCGTACGGCCCACATCTCCGCGATATCCCCTTGCTTCCATTGCCATCGCTAATTCCTCTGCCCGCTTAAAGGCACTTACAAATAAAGGAACAAGAAGCGGAATGATCGCTTTTACCCGTTGTATAAAGGACCCGGATGTAAACTCCGCGCCTCGAGCCGATTGAGCTTTCATGATCTTCTCGGTTTCTTCCATCAAAGTCGGAATAAAGCGAAGCGAGATCGACATCATGAGCGCAAATTCATGAACAGGAAATTTAAGCTTTTTAAACGGTGCCAGAAGTGTTTCAAGACCATCCGTTATCTCAATAGGCGTCGTCGTTAACGTCAGAAGCGTCGTCATCAAGACAATCGCTAACAAGCGAACAGAAATGAATATAGACTGGCGAATGCCCCCTGTTGTTAACTGAAACCATCTCCACTCAAAAATCACCTTGCCTTGTTGCGTAAACAACAAATTTAAAATGAGAGTAAAAAGGATGATCAGAATAACCGGTTTTAACCCTTTATAAATATAACGAAGTGGCACTTGTGCAAATGAAAGTGCCAAGAGGCAGTATAGCGCAACCATTCCATATGCCAACCAATTATTAGCTAAAAATATAATAATAACAAACAATAAAACGGCAAGAAGTTTCGATCTTGGGTCCATTTTGTGTATGGGAGACTTCCCAGGGTAATATTGTCCAATAATTACATTAAACATTATTAGACCCCCTCCTTCTTTTTGAGGAAGGAAGCCAGATGACGACTCGTTTCCTCCACTGAAAAAAGAGTGGTAAGAACCTGATCATCGCCCCACTTTTGACTTAGGCGCTCCAAAAAAGCCATTGTTTTTGGTATATCTAACCCTAAAGAACGGAGTGTTTCTTTGTTCTTAAAAATGTCTGTTGGCGGGCCGCTCATGACAAGCTTGCCTTGATCCATAACTAGAACTTGGTCAGAATAATAAGCGGCATCATCCATGCTGTGAGTCACCATGATCGTCGTGAGCCCTTGTTCACGGTTAAGAGTCGAAAAGAGTGACATCATCTCTTCACGCCCTCTTGGGTCAAGACCAGCAGTTGGCTCATCCAAAATAATGGCCTCTGGGTTGCTGGCAAGAACACCGGCAATCGCCACGCGGCGCATTTGACCGCCGCTTAATTCAAATGGCGACCTTGTTAAAATTTTCTCAGGCAGCCCAACAAGTTCAAGAACTTCTCTTGCTCTTTTTTGGGCTTCTTCAAGTGTCATTCCAAAATTAAGGGGACCAAAACAAATATCTTTTTCAACCGTCTCCTCGAAAAGCTGATGCTCAGGATACTGAAACACCATGCCAATCCGTTTGCGAAGCTGCTTTAATTCCTTTGCCTTGCTTCCAGACTCAATACGAGCATCCCCAATTACAATGCTTCCCTTTGTTGGCTTTAAAAGTCCGTTCATATGCTGAATCAAAGTGGATTTCCCGGACCCGGTATGACCAATAATCGAGACAAATGAACCTGATGAAATCATCACACTTATATCCTCAAGGGCAACGCGCTCAAAAGGGGAACGAGGATGGTATACATGGCTTAATGACGAGATCTTAATGTCCATAATTCTTCCACCAATTCCTCTTCCAAAAATATCTCTTTTGATACTCTGACCTGTTGGTTTGTTAAACCTTCTCGTAATTTCACAGAAAAAGGGAGATCAAGTCCAATCGACAACAGTTGCTCAGGATCCTTAAACACCTCTCTAGGTGTCCCTTCACCCAAAACATGGCCTTGGTTCATAACCACAATTCGATCGGCATGAGACGCCTCTTCTAGATCGTGTGTAATAGAAAGAACGGTAATCCCCTGTTCCTTATTTAAACGTCTCATAATTTCGATTATATCCGCTTGACCTTTTGGATCGAGCATAGAAGTCGCTTCATCCAAAACAATAATAGACGGTCTTAAGGCGATAATTCCCGCAATGGCAACGCGCTGCTTCTGACCGCCTGAAAGCCGATGCGGCTCTTGCTCCACATAATCAGACATCCCCACCCAATCAAGTGCCTCTTGAAGCCGAATCACCATCTCTTCACGAGGTATACCATGGTTCTCCATGCCAAAAGCGACATCATCTCGGACCGTCGCCCCAACAAATTGATTATCTGGGTTTTGAAAGACCATGCCGACCAGCCGCCGAATCTCCCAAAGCGTTTCACCCTCTTTGGTATTTAATCCGTTGACTAAAATATCCCCTTTTTCAGGAACCAGCAATCCATTCAAACACTTGGCCAATGTCGACTTGCCTGACCCATTATGGCCAATGATTGCGAGCCATTCTCCCTTATATACTTCTAGGGAGACATCCTCTAAAGACCAATCCGGTTGTTCTTGACTATATCGAAAGCCCAATTTGTTCACTTGAATGATCGGCTCTGTTTTCATCACAATCACTCCAATGAGGTCCAAAGATCATTTAAGAAAAAACTTTATTAAATAAAAAAAGAGGGCATAGAAGCAGCCTTATAGACCTCGCTCTCTTGCCCTTGTTGTTCTTAATTATACAAGTTCGATAATCGCCATTTCAGCATTATCACCACGACGAGGTCCTAATTTAAGGACACGTGTGTAACCGCCTTGGCGATCTTGATAACGAGTTGCGATCTCATCAAACAATTTTTGAAGCGCCAATTGACCCGTTTCTTCGTTAGCTACCTCGTTGCGTACGATAGTAGCCGCTTGACGGCGAGCGTGAAGATCCCCACGCTTTCCTAAAGTAATCAATTTTTCAACGACTGAACGCAATTCTTTTGCCTTTGCATGAGTCGTTTCGATGCGCTCATTAATAATGAGGTCTGTAGCCAAATCACGGAATAAAGCTTTACGAGCACCCGTGACACGGCCTAATTTTACGTATGCCATGACAAATCCTCCTTCTTTGAAGTCTTAATTTCTTTTTTGCGCAAAAAAGAAAGTCAGGTAATTTATTCTTCGTCTCTTAACCCTAAGCCAAGATCCGCTAGTTTTTCTTGAACCTCTTCCAAGGATTTACGACCTAGATTACGCACTTTCATCATATCTTCCTCGGATTTTTGCGTTAATTCCTGCACCGTATTAATGCCAGCACGTTTGAGACAGTTGTAAGAACGGACGGAAAGATCCAATTCTTCAATTGTCATTTCAAGCACTTTTTCTTTTTGGTCTTCTTCTTTCTCAACCATAATTTCAGCAGTTAAGGCTTGATCCGTTAAACCAACAAAAATATTAAGGTGTTCAGTAATAATTTTTGCGCCAAGGGAAACAGCTTCTTCAGGTCTAATGCTTCCGTCAGTCCAAACATCGAGGGTTAATTTGTCGTAGTTAGTTACTTGACCGACACGCGTGTTTTCAACTTGATAGTTGACCCTTTTTACAGGGGTATAGATCGAATCAATTGGGATAACTCCAATTGGCAATTCATCGTGCTTGTTGCCTTCCGCAGGTACATATCCTCGACCCTTTTTGGCCATAAGCTTCGCATGGAAACGAGTATCACCCGAAAGCGTCGCAATGACTAGATCTGGATTTAATATTTCGACATCACTATCATGAATAATGTCAGCCGCGGTGACTTGGCCTTCACGTTGAACGTCAATTTCTAATGTCTTCTCCTCATCGGAGTAGAGCTTCATAGCTAGGCCTTTAATGTTGAGAATAATGGCGGTCACATCCTCAACGACCCCGTCCATCGTGGTGAACTCATGTAAAACATTATCAAACTGAACGGATGTCACGGCAGCACCTGGGAGGGATGATAAGAGTATACGGCGAAGAGAATTGCCCAAAGTGGTCCCATAGCCACGCTCTAGAGGCTCTACCACAAATTTTCCGTATGTGGCATCCTCGCTGATCTCAATCGTTTCGATCTTTGGCTTTTCGATTTCTATCATTCCAATAAACCCTCCTTCAAACGTCGAAATCTAAGGTTAATATCTTTTTAAAACCCAAGATTTCCCGTAACTCCCTATGGGCATGCATTATTTCCTAATAAACTGTCTCGTCCTAACGAGAATGTTCAAATGTTGGAGACTCACATGCTTGTGAGTCCTAACTATTCGAACCTATCTCTAAGCATAGCTACCATTATTGACAGATTTGCAGAAAATATACCCAAATAATACTATACGCGACGGCGTTTTGGTGGACGACATCCGTTGTGTGGAACAGGAGTTACGTCACGAATGGCGGTGACTTCGAGTCCAACTGCTTGAAGTGCGCGAATCGCAGCTTCACGACCAGCGCCAGGGCCTTTTACTGAAACCTCAAGAGATTTTAAGCCATGCTCTTGAGCCGCTTTACCGGCTGTTTCAGCAGCAGTTTGTGCAGCAAATGGAGTCGATTTACGAGAACCTTTAAAACCAAGTCCGCCTGCACTTGCCCAAGAAACGGCATTACCATGTGCATCCGTAATAGTAACAATAGTGTTGTTAAAAGTTGAACGGATATGCGCAATTCCATTTTCAATATTCTTTTTGACACGACGTTTACGGTTACGAGTATCTTTACGTTTTGCCATGAAAGCTTATACCTCCTTCTTATTTTTTCTTATTAGCGATTGTGCGACGTGGGCCCTTACGAGTACGTGAGTTGTTCTTTGTATTTTGACCACGAACAGGCAAGCCGCGACGATGACGAAGACCACGGTAAGCACCAATTTCAATTAGACGTTTAATGTTAAGAGATACTTCACGTCGAAGATCTCCTTCCACTTTAATCCTGTCGATTTGTTCACGAATACGGCCAAGTTCTTCTTCAGTAAGATCGCGAACACGAGTCTCTTCAGAAACATTAGCAGCTTTAAGAATTTGTTGAGCTGTTGTTTTACCGATTCCGTAAATGTAAGTTAAAGAAATTACTACACGTTTTTCTCTCGGAATATCAATACCAGCAATACGTGCCAAAGAGTGACACCTCCTTATTTTTTAAATCATTAACCTTGTTTTTGTTTATGTTTTGGGTTTTCGCAAATAACCATAACGGTTCCTTTTCGGCGAATAACCTTGCATTTTTCACAAATAGGTTTTACTGATGGTCTAACCTTCATTGTTAAAACCTCCTTAAAAG
This region includes:
- a CDS encoding multicopper oxidase domain-containing protein — encoded protein: MAARYFIYFFLSLVIIGSVLFLPRFLSSSFFIGTFKKGRLGSKKALFFKGLVIVAGLSILIVEVSINHTVPTAKADGETTNQKDSMQNMPGMTNTSQMATSSTASTPPATNYNLNKGEIKAENQAAVDIMNEKALKPTLLPDGTKKFTLKASTFGWALYPGKTMEGWGFNKTVPGPLIRVKVGDKVEIDVSNQLTEPMTVHWHGFQVPNDMDGVPGMPTPAIKPNGTFKYKFTVTNQMIGTHWYHSHYDDDFQVDAGMYGAIIVGPKEDSSKNYDVDKLFELGSTKVDGSDPENVFMINGRSYPYTPQMTLKKGQRVLLRLVNASSENYHSVSLDGYSLKIVAEDGAPLPVKQTVNVVSIAPSETMDVMFTANRTGDWWFHSTIGSEMENPDDTQDQLGGMMTLIHVK
- a CDS encoding alkaline phosphatase family protein; protein product: MKKKMSTALKVLSAAALGSVFAFAPAISSSLQGANAKSTHQKPVANSGHKKASSTQTPIKHVVVIFDENVSFDHYFGTYPVAQNPKGEPEFTAAKNTPTVNGLSGPLLTNNPNGANPERLDRSQAVTADMDHSYAAEQSSFDGGKMDKFVANSGHGSNLVMDYYDGNTVTAMWNYAQHFSLNDNSFGTNYGPSTPGALNLISGQDHGVTLYNGNSTNGGTVSKSQPSTGTLSGDTNPYYDNASGTGSTAKMTDSNKNIGDLLNAKGITWGWFQGGFRNSSEQHQNVAGGSSVDYSPHHEPFQYYKSTSNPNHLAPSSPSMIGKTDQANHQYDLTDFWTAADSGNLPAVSYLKAPEYQDGHAGYSDPLDEQTFFTNTINRIQSLPEWKDTAIVIAYDDSDGWYDHVMAPLVNGSNDPALDTLNGQGSAGTSGLDGSLDRAGYGPRLPLLVLSPYAKQNYVDNTLTDQSSILKFIEDNWNLGRIGNGSFDAMAGSIENMFDFSNHGKTAPVYLNPSTGEVENKAQALKQSDFYLKALYKDAGVTEPKQK
- the rpsI gene encoding 30S ribosomal protein S9; the encoded protein is MAQVQYIGTGRRKKSVARVRLVPGDGRIVINKRDIDEYMDYETLKAIIKQPLVETDTLGKYDVLVNVEGGGYTGQAGAIRHGIARALLQADPEYRPSLKRAGYLTRDPRMKERKKYGLKAARRAPQFSKR
- the rplM gene encoding 50S ribosomal protein L13, which codes for MRTTFMAKPQEVERKWYVIDAEGQTIGRLASEVATILRGKHKPTYTPHVDTGDHVIIINADKVHFTGKKLSDKKYYNHSGWAGGLRVRTAQEMVSKYPRELIERTVKGMLPHNSLGRQMAKKLHVYAEGTHPHQAQQPENYVLKG
- the truA gene encoding tRNA pseudouridine(38-40) synthase TruA, with protein sequence MPRFKAIIAYDGTHFSGYQVQPGKRTVQLELEEALKRMHKGEAHRVTASGRTDAGVHAFGQVIHFDSSLNVPAPNWVRALNSLLPKDILIRSVEDAADDFHARFDVQEKEYRFKILNRKEPDVFRQNYSVHVPDQLDLSQMREGAKWVIGTHDFTSFCAANTSVVDKVRTVSSLDICETHEDELEVRIAGNGFLYQMVRIVVGHLIAVGRGKAAPIEIKQILEAKDRTVGYPTAPPQGLYLWRVTY
- a CDS encoding energy-coupling factor transporter transmembrane component T, coding for MFNVIIGQYYPGKSPIHKMDPRSKLLAVLLFVIIIFLANNWLAYGMVALYCLLALSFAQVPLRYIYKGLKPVILIILFTLILNLLFTQQGKVIFEWRWFQLTTGGIRQSIFISVRLLAIVLMTTLLTLTTTPIEITDGLETLLAPFKKLKFPVHEFALMMSISLRFIPTLMEETEKIMKAQSARGAEFTSGSFIQRVKAIIPLLVPLFVSAFKRAEELAMAMEARGYRGDVGRTKLRALVWEKRDHLLMISMILFTGVLCALHWFSL
- a CDS encoding energy-coupling factor ABC transporter ATP-binding protein — its product is MDIKISSLSHVYHPRSPFERVALEDISVMISSGSFVSIIGHTGSGKSTLIQHMNGLLKPTKGSIVIGDARIESGSKAKELKQLRKRIGMVFQYPEHQLFEETVEKDICFGPLNFGMTLEEAQKRAREVLELVGLPEKILTRSPFELSGGQMRRVAIAGVLASNPEAIILDEPTAGLDPRGREEMMSLFSTLNREQGLTTIMVTHSMDDAAYYSDQVLVMDQGKLVMSGPPTDIFKNKETLRSLGLDIPKTMAFLERLSQKWGDDQVLTTLFSVEETSRHLASFLKKKEGV
- a CDS encoding energy-coupling factor ABC transporter ATP-binding protein, whose translation is MKTEPIIQVNKLGFRYSQEQPDWSLEDVSLEVYKGEWLAIIGHNGSGKSTLAKCLNGLLVPEKGDILVNGLNTKEGETLWEIRRLVGMVFQNPDNQFVGATVRDDVAFGMENHGIPREEMVIRLQEALDWVGMSDYVEQEPHRLSGGQKQRVAIAGIIALRPSIIVLDEATSMLDPKGQADIIEIMRRLNKEQGITVLSITHDLEEASHADRIVVMNQGHVLGEGTPREVFKDPEQLLSIGLDLPFSVKLREGLTNQQVRVSKEIFLEEELVEELWTLRSRH
- the rplQ gene encoding 50S ribosomal protein L17; this encodes MAYVKLGRVTGARKALFRDLATDLIINERIETTHAKAKELRSVVEKLITLGKRGDLHARRQAATIVRNEVANEETGQLALQKLFDEIATRYQDRQGGYTRVLKLGPRRGDNAEMAIIELV
- a CDS encoding DNA-directed RNA polymerase subunit alpha; the encoded protein is MIEIEKPKIETIEISEDATYGKFVVEPLERGYGTTLGNSLRRILLSSLPGAAVTSVQFDNVLHEFTTMDGVVEDVTAIILNIKGLAMKLYSDEEKTLEIDVQREGQVTAADIIHDSDVEILNPDLVIATLSGDTRFHAKLMAKKGRGYVPAEGNKHDELPIGVIPIDSIYTPVKRVNYQVENTRVGQVTNYDKLTLDVWTDGSIRPEEAVSLGAKIITEHLNIFVGLTDQALTAEIMVEKEEDQKEKVLEMTIEELDLSVRSYNCLKRAGINTVQELTQKSEEDMMKVRNLGRKSLEEVQEKLADLGLGLRDEE
- the rpsK gene encoding 30S ribosomal protein S11; amino-acid sequence: MAKRKDTRNRKRRVKKNIENGIAHIRSTFNNTIVTITDAHGNAVSWASAGGLGFKGSRKSTPFAAQTAAETAGKAAQEHGLKSLEVSVKGPGAGREAAIRALQAVGLEVTAIRDVTPVPHNGCRPPKRRRV
- the rpsM gene encoding 30S ribosomal protein S13, yielding MARIAGIDIPREKRVVISLTYIYGIGKTTAQQILKAANVSEETRVRDLTEEELGRIREQIDRIKVEGDLRREVSLNIKRLIEIGAYRGLRHRRGLPVRGQNTKNNSRTRKGPRRTIANKKK
- the rpmJ gene encoding 50S ribosomal protein L36, which codes for MKVRPSVKPICEKCKVIRRKGTVMVICENPKHKQKQG